Proteins encoded together in one Campylobacter concisus window:
- a CDS encoding replicative DNA helicase → MAKERLNEIEFSNLYDLDMERAILSSIIANNDALGEIFDTIKAGDFYLKAHAQIYKAMVDCLNGDVPIASTFIKNKLGENYDDNVMASILATNSIIDIQRYANELKEKSIKRSLVKIAHDIPSKVNEDKASRDMVDELSQEFYSLVDGSGTGSIRDSEDIIKSLIVHMQKQAALNERDIIGLNTGFKKLNEMIKGFKNGDLIIIAARPGMGKTTLCLNFMGHVLKSGAGVVFFSLEMPAEQIMMRMLADKTSIPLQEIMTATLDDEKLAHFSHACSDFSHAKLFVHDSGYVNIHQVRTQLRKLKSAHPEISLCVIDYIGLMMSTNNYADRHIQIAEISRGLKLLARELDMPIIALSQLNRGLEARANKRPMLSDLRESGAIEQDADIILFVYRHEVYLEQEENEKKSKAAAEGKEYKSEHVFNKLQENAEIIVGKNRNGEVGSIDVLFQKQYSRFCDIATTPVQSTEFKE, encoded by the coding sequence GTGGCAAAAGAGAGACTTAACGAGATAGAATTTAGCAACCTTTACGACCTTGATATGGAGCGAGCCATACTAAGCTCTATCATCGCAAACAACGACGCTTTGGGCGAAATTTTTGACACGATCAAGGCTGGCGACTTTTACCTAAAGGCTCACGCGCAAATTTACAAAGCGATGGTTGATTGTCTAAACGGCGACGTGCCTATCGCATCGACATTTATCAAAAACAAGCTTGGCGAAAACTACGATGACAACGTCATGGCGAGCATTTTGGCCACAAACTCGATCATTGATATCCAAAGATACGCAAACGAGCTAAAAGAAAAATCGATAAAACGCAGTCTAGTAAAGATCGCCCACGACATCCCAAGCAAGGTAAATGAGGACAAAGCTAGCCGCGATATGGTCGATGAGTTAAGTCAGGAGTTTTACTCTCTTGTCGATGGCAGCGGCACTGGCAGCATCAGAGATAGCGAAGATATCATAAAAAGCTTGATCGTGCACATGCAAAAGCAAGCAGCCCTAAATGAGCGCGATATCATCGGACTAAACACCGGCTTTAAAAAGCTAAATGAGATGATAAAAGGCTTTAAAAATGGCGACCTCATCATCATCGCAGCACGCCCTGGCATGGGTAAAACGACGCTTTGTCTAAATTTCATGGGGCACGTTTTAAAAAGTGGCGCTGGCGTCGTTTTTTTCTCACTTGAGATGCCAGCAGAGCAGATCATGATGAGGATGCTAGCAGATAAGACCTCAATCCCACTTCAAGAGATAATGACAGCGACCCTGGACGACGAGAAGCTCGCTCACTTTAGCCACGCATGCAGCGACTTTTCGCACGCCAAACTCTTCGTGCACGATAGCGGCTACGTAAATATCCACCAAGTAAGGACGCAGCTTCGCAAGCTAAAGTCAGCTCACCCTGAAATTTCACTCTGCGTCATCGACTACATCGGCCTTATGATGAGCACAAACAACTACGCCGACCGCCACATACAAATAGCTGAAATTTCTCGTGGCTTAAAGCTTCTGGCGCGCGAGCTAGATATGCCTATCATCGCACTTTCGCAGCTAAACCGCGGCCTTGAAGCACGCGCAAACAAGCGCCCTATGCTAAGTGACCTAAGAGAGTCTGGCGCGATCGAGCAAGACGCCGACATCATCCTTTTTGTCTATAGGCACGAGGTCTATCTGGAGCAAGAGGAGAACGAGAAAAAGAGCAAGGCAGCAGCCGAGGGCAAAGAGTATAAAAGCGAGCACGTTTTTAACAAGCTTCAAGAAAATGCCGAGATCATCGTTGGCAAAAACAGAAACGGCGAAGTGGGATCTATCGATGTGCTCTTTCAAAAGCAGTACTCACGCTTTTGCGATATCGCCACCACACCGGTGCAATCAACTGAATTTAAAGAGTAA
- a CDS encoding TolC family protein, which produces MKKILAVLLFALPLWAGNLLEIIALAQSAKLESLKEFNKNEYINKNKSNKLNLSLDGRYTFVPDELKGGYMTKAGSITAKVEYLIFDGGASEASDKILDHKGVEKIYKDEELMNLTAFQVAKVYFNAVALNSLINLETKFVDSFAKAAAENEFWFEYGEIDKSEFDAINFTLNKKRAELDELGLKLAELNSRINLLSNGEIGFNAGSKIVMPDFSKDDLSAKLGAMEQEKYIKEQENEKQKSKFTPKIYLKDTQSVNNNSFKKGERTASQMVDAYADANKPRVEFEWKLPDSLSLSKQSQTKRIEEQKAALDLSDEENRIIARLKDLRGVIEGLGARLNLDSLKQDSLDSDFNDLLNGYLSGKVKFEQFLFVSEKNFSDRANFILNGDLLELNKLEYFFECARNINEVVIE; this is translated from the coding sequence TTGAAGAAGATTTTGGCTGTTTTGCTCTTTGCTTTGCCTCTTTGGGCTGGAAATTTACTAGAGATCATCGCTCTGGCGCAAAGTGCGAAGCTTGAGAGTTTGAAAGAATTTAATAAAAATGAATATATAAATAAAAATAAGAGCAACAAGCTAAATTTATCCCTTGACGGCAGATATACCTTTGTGCCTGACGAGCTAAAGGGCGGATATATGACAAAGGCTGGCTCGATCACGGCAAAGGTCGAGTATCTCATCTTTGATGGTGGTGCGAGTGAGGCTTCGGATAAAATTTTAGACCACAAGGGTGTGGAGAAAATTTACAAGGACGAAGAGCTGATGAATTTAACCGCTTTTCAGGTTGCAAAGGTCTATTTTAACGCCGTTGCGCTAAATTCGCTGATAAATTTAGAGACAAAATTTGTAGATAGCTTTGCCAAGGCTGCTGCTGAAAATGAGTTTTGGTTTGAGTATGGCGAGATAGATAAGAGCGAATTTGATGCGATAAATTTCACCTTAAATAAAAAAAGAGCCGAGCTTGACGAGCTTGGACTTAAGCTAGCTGAGCTAAACTCAAGGATAAATTTGCTCTCAAACGGCGAGATCGGCTTTAATGCTGGCTCAAAGATAGTGATGCCTGATTTTAGCAAAGATGATCTAAGCGCCAAGCTTGGGGCTATGGAGCAAGAAAAATATATAAAAGAGCAAGAAAATGAGAAGCAAAAGAGTAAATTTACTCCAAAAATTTACTTAAAAGATACGCAAAGTGTGAATAATAACAGCTTTAAAAAAGGCGAGAGGACGGCTTCGCAGATGGTTGATGCGTATGCTGATGCAAACAAGCCTAGAGTGGAGTTTGAGTGGAAGCTGCCAGATAGCCTAAGCCTTAGCAAGCAAAGCCAAACTAAGCGCATAGAGGAGCAAAAAGCTGCGCTTGATCTAAGCGACGAAGAAAACAGGATAATAGCTAGGCTAAAGGATCTAAGAGGCGTGATAGAGGGCCTAGGCGCTAGGCTAAATTTAGACTCGCTAAAGCAAGATAGCCTTGATAGTGACTTTAATGACCTGCTAAATGGCTATCTTAGCGGCAAGGTAAAATTTGAGCAGTTTTTATTTGTGAGTGAGAAAAATTTTAGCGACAGGGCAAATTTCATCCTAAATGGCGATTTGCTCGAGCTAAACAAGCTTGAATACTTTTTTGAATGCGCAAGAAATATAAATGAGGTGGTGATAGAATGA
- a CDS encoding EamA family transporter: MNKLIFVTILWAFSFSLIGEFLAGKVDSYLAVFVRVTLASLVFLPFTKFRGVSPKLALGIMGIGAVQIGLMYLCYYNSFLYLSVPEVALFTIFTPFYVTLIYDAFSFKFRPLYLFSVGVAVFGALIIKYGAINEGAIKGFLLVQGANICFGAGQSAYKALLERYDVDQKKVFGYFHFGAFFVAVIALITLGNPAKFHVDLTQTLVLLWLGAVASGVGYFMWNKGACEVDSGVLAIMNNALIPAAIIVNLVFWQKDANLTRLILGAVIMYISLLIHNRVMKFYGVKTA, encoded by the coding sequence ATGAATAAACTGATCTTTGTGACCATTTTGTGGGCGTTTAGCTTTAGCTTGATAGGCGAGTTTTTAGCGGGCAAGGTCGATAGCTATCTGGCTGTTTTTGTGCGTGTGACGCTTGCAAGCCTAGTTTTTTTGCCATTTACGAAATTTCGAGGCGTTAGTCCAAAGCTAGCCCTTGGCATAATGGGCATAGGAGCGGTGCAAATAGGGCTCATGTATCTTTGCTACTACAACTCGTTTTTGTATCTAAGCGTGCCAGAAGTCGCGCTTTTTACCATTTTTACGCCGTTTTATGTCACGCTCATATACGATGCGTTTAGCTTTAAATTTAGACCGCTTTATCTTTTTAGTGTGGGCGTAGCGGTCTTTGGCGCGCTTATCATCAAGTATGGCGCGATAAACGAAGGGGCGATAAAGGGCTTTTTGCTGGTGCAAGGGGCAAACATCTGCTTTGGAGCAGGGCAGAGTGCCTATAAGGCGCTTTTGGAGAGATATGACGTGGATCAAAAAAAGGTCTTTGGCTACTTTCACTTTGGAGCGTTTTTTGTAGCAGTGATCGCACTAATAACCCTTGGCAATCCAGCTAAATTTCACGTAGATCTAACCCAAACTTTGGTGCTTTTGTGGCTTGGAGCGGTCGCTAGCGGGGTTGGCTATTTTATGTGGAACAAAGGCGCTTGCGAGGTCGATAGTGGCGTGCTTGCCATCATGAACAACGCCCTCATACCAGCTGCTATCATTGTAAATTTGGTCTTTTGGCAAAAGGACGCCAACCTAACAAGGCTTATTTTGGGCGCTGTGATAATGTATATCTCGCTATTAATTCACAATAGAGTGATGAAATTTTACGGCGTAAAGACAGCGTGA
- a CDS encoding efflux RND transporter permease subunit: protein MIKTAINRPITTLMIFLSLVVFGIYSLKTMNVNLYPQVNIPIVKITTYANGDMNYIKTKITQKIEDEVSSIEGIKKLYSTSFDNLSVVSIEFELNKDLESATNDVRDKMQKARLNANYEIEKLNGLSSAVFSLFITRLDGNETELMQEIDDVAKPFLERISGVSKVKTNGFLEPAVKILLDRFKLDKNALSANEVANLIKVENLKAPLGKIENEQIQMAIKSNFSAKSIDEIRNLTIKQGVFLKDIASVDLAYKDANEAAIMDKKSGVLLGLELAPDANALTVIALAKSKLEQFKSLLGSEYDVKIAYDKSEVIQKHIDQTAFDMILGVLLTIVIVYLFLRNFSITIISVVAIPTSIVATFFIINALGYDINRLSLIALTLGIGIFIDDAIVVTENIASKLKDEPNALKASFAGIKEIAFSVFAISLVLLCVFVPIAFMSGIVGKYFNSFAMSVAAGIVISFFVSIFLVPMLSARFVNAKESSFFLKSEPFFEALENGYEKLLALALKFKLIFLAITLVVVICSFALAKFVGGDFMPSEDNSEFNIYFKLDPSLSLQASKERLKDKISLINADPQVAYAYFILGYTDAKQPYLVKAYVRLKELKDRANHERQNAIMQRFRDKLKSDDMSVIVADLPVVEGGDVQPVKLTITSENGKELEKFVPKISKMLKEINDATDVNSPEEDLLKRVQISIDEDKAKRLNLDKASVASAVYSAFSQNEVSVFENENGKEYELYMRLDDKFRSDTDDILKTKIRSNEGFFVTLGDVATISFEQKPASISRFNRADEIKFLANTKNNAPLNSVANEISKKLDEILPANFKYKFLGFVELMDDTNASFIFTVSASAVLIYMVLAALYESFLLPFLIMLAMPLAFCGVVIGLFISGNPFSLFVMVGVILLFGMVGKNAILVVDFANHFANSGMEANEAVKMAAKKRLRAVLMTTFAMIFAMLPLALSRGAGYEANSPMAISIIFGLISSTLLSLLVVPVLFAWVYNLDKFIRKFYERERI, encoded by the coding sequence ATGATAAAAACAGCCATAAACCGCCCCATAACTACGCTTATGATATTTTTAAGCCTCGTTGTCTTTGGCATCTACTCGCTAAAGACGATGAACGTAAATTTATACCCGCAAGTAAATATCCCAATCGTTAAGATCACGACCTACGCAAATGGCGATATGAACTACATCAAGACAAAGATCACGCAAAAGATCGAGGACGAGGTCTCAAGCATCGAGGGGATAAAAAAGCTTTACTCAACCAGCTTTGACAACCTAAGCGTGGTAAGCATCGAATTTGAGCTAAACAAAGACCTGGAGAGCGCTACAAATGACGTTCGCGACAAGATGCAAAAGGCAAGGTTAAACGCAAACTACGAGATAGAAAAGCTAAACGGCCTCTCTTCAGCCGTCTTCAGCCTCTTTATCACAAGGCTTGATGGCAACGAAACTGAGCTCATGCAAGAGATAGATGATGTGGCAAAGCCATTTTTAGAGCGCATTAGCGGCGTCTCAAAGGTCAAGACAAATGGCTTTTTAGAGCCAGCGGTGAAAATTTTGCTAGATAGATTTAAGCTTGATAAAAACGCTCTTAGCGCAAACGAAGTGGCAAATTTGATAAAGGTTGAAAATTTAAAAGCACCGCTTGGCAAGATAGAAAATGAGCAGATCCAAATGGCGATAAAGTCAAATTTCAGCGCCAAAAGCATAGATGAGATAAGAAATTTAACGATCAAACAAGGGGTCTTTTTAAAAGATATCGCAAGTGTTGATCTCGCTTACAAAGACGCAAACGAAGCAGCGATAATGGATAAAAAAAGTGGCGTCTTGCTTGGTCTTGAGCTAGCCCCAGATGCAAACGCCCTAACCGTGATCGCTCTAGCAAAATCAAAGCTAGAGCAGTTTAAAAGCCTGCTTGGCAGCGAATACGACGTAAAAATAGCCTACGATAAGAGCGAAGTGATACAAAAGCACATCGATCAAACCGCCTTTGATATGATCCTTGGCGTCTTGCTGACCATCGTGATCGTCTATCTGTTTTTAAGAAATTTCTCGATCACCATCATCTCAGTCGTAGCGATCCCAACTAGCATCGTGGCGACATTTTTCATCATAAATGCCCTAGGCTACGATATAAACCGCCTAAGCCTCATAGCGCTCACACTTGGCATCGGAATTTTCATCGACGATGCGATAGTTGTCACTGAAAATATCGCTAGCAAGCTAAAAGATGAGCCAAATGCCCTAAAAGCAAGCTTTGCAGGCATAAAAGAGATAGCATTTAGCGTCTTTGCGATCTCGCTAGTGCTGCTTTGCGTCTTTGTGCCAATAGCCTTTATGAGCGGCATCGTTGGCAAATACTTTAACTCCTTTGCGATGAGCGTGGCAGCTGGCATCGTCATCTCGTTTTTTGTGAGCATCTTTCTTGTGCCAATGCTTAGTGCAAGGTTTGTAAATGCCAAAGAAAGCAGCTTTTTTCTAAAGAGTGAGCCCTTTTTTGAGGCTCTTGAAAATGGCTATGAGAAGCTTTTAGCCTTAGCGCTTAAATTTAAACTCATATTTTTAGCTATAACGCTTGTGGTCGTTATTTGCTCATTTGCTCTGGCTAAATTTGTAGGCGGTGACTTCATGCCAAGCGAGGATAACTCGGAGTTTAACATCTACTTTAAGCTTGATCCCTCACTTAGCTTGCAAGCTAGCAAAGAGAGGCTAAAAGATAAAATTTCACTCATAAATGCCGATCCTCAGGTCGCTTACGCCTACTTCATCCTTGGCTACACAGACGCCAAGCAGCCTTATCTTGTAAAGGCTTACGTTAGGCTAAAGGAGCTAAAAGATAGAGCTAATCACGAGCGGCAAAACGCTATCATGCAGAGGTTTCGTGATAAGCTAAAAAGTGATGATATGAGCGTAATCGTAGCTGATCTGCCAGTGGTTGAAGGTGGCGATGTGCAGCCAGTTAAGCTTACTATCACCTCTGAAAATGGCAAAGAGCTAGAGAAATTTGTGCCAAAGATCAGCAAAATGCTAAAAGAGATAAATGACGCAACGGACGTAAATTCGCCCGAAGAAGATCTGCTAAAGCGCGTGCAAATTTCTATCGATGAAGATAAGGCTAAGAGGCTAAATTTAGACAAAGCCAGCGTTGCAAGCGCCGTTTATAGCGCATTTAGTCAGAACGAGGTCTCTGTTTTTGAAAACGAAAATGGCAAAGAGTATGAGCTTTACATGCGTCTTGATGATAAATTTAGAAGCGATACAGATGATATCTTAAAGACCAAGATAAGAAGCAATGAGGGCTTTTTCGTGACACTTGGCGATGTGGCGACGATTAGTTTTGAGCAAAAGCCAGCTAGTATTTCAAGGTTTAATAGAGCCGATGAGATCAAATTTCTAGCAAATACCAAAAACAACGCTCCGCTAAATAGCGTGGCAAATGAAATTTCAAAGAAGCTTGATGAAATTTTGCCAGCAAATTTCAAGTATAAATTTCTTGGATTTGTTGAGCTGATGGACGATACGAACGCTTCGTTTATCTTTACGGTAAGCGCTAGCGCGGTGCTTATTTACATGGTGCTAGCTGCACTTTATGAGAGCTTTTTGCTGCCATTTCTCATCATGCTCGCCATGCCGCTTGCCTTTTGTGGCGTCGTGATAGGGCTTTTTATAAGCGGCAATCCATTTAGCCTATTTGTCATGGTTGGCGTCATCTTGCTCTTTGGCATGGTCGGTAAAAACGCCATTTTGGTGGTTGATTTTGCAAACCACTTTGCAAATAGCGGCATGGAGGCAAATGAAGCTGTGAAAATGGCTGCTAAAAAGCGACTAAGGGCTGTTTTGATGACCACTTTTGCGATGATATTTGCCATGCTGCCACTTGCTCTTAGCAGGGGTGCTGGCTATGAGGCCAACTCACCTATGGCTATAAGCATCATCTTTGGGCTTATTAGCTCGACTTTACTAAGCTTGCTTGTCGTGCCAGTGCTTTTTGCATGGGTCTATAATCTTGATAAATTTATAAGAAAATTTTATGAAAGGGAGAGAATTTGA
- a CDS encoding efflux RND transporter periplasmic adaptor subunit, with product MKKLIILMIFCIFSFASEEIFADFEVYAKQSSKLAFESSGKVDKIFVDVSSHVKKGDALASLDQTSLEIALKKAKNDLALAKNAKEFAKSTFNKFSQVKDVTSKQEFDEVKYKFDEAALRVQAAEIAILNADDHLKKAVLKAPFDGVIASKNVELGESASPLQPAFVLNSEEAKILIAIDEKYANLVKVGDTFKFKLDATSEEKEVKIALIYPEIKRETRKFYAQAYDTGLKPGMFGQGKVIIGENK from the coding sequence TTGAAAAAGCTGATAATTTTAATGATATTTTGCATCTTTTCATTTGCTAGTGAAGAGATTTTTGCTGATTTTGAAGTCTATGCCAAGCAAAGCTCAAAGCTTGCATTTGAGAGCAGCGGCAAGGTGGATAAAATTTTTGTAGATGTCTCAAGCCATGTTAAAAAGGGCGACGCTTTAGCTAGTCTTGATCAAACGAGCCTTGAGATCGCTCTAAAAAAGGCAAAAAACGACCTAGCGCTTGCCAAAAATGCCAAAGAATTTGCTAAAAGCACCTTTAATAAATTTAGTCAAGTAAAGGACGTCACTTCAAAGCAAGAATTTGATGAGGTAAAGTATAAATTTGACGAGGCAGCTCTAAGAGTTCAAGCGGCTGAGATAGCTATTTTAAACGCAGATGATCATCTTAAAAAGGCCGTTTTAAAAGCTCCGTTTGATGGCGTCATAGCTAGTAAAAATGTCGAGCTTGGCGAGAGTGCTTCGCCGCTTCAGCCAGCCTTTGTTCTAAACTCCGAGGAGGCTAAAATTTTAATAGCGATTGACGAAAAATATGCAAATTTAGTAAAAGTTGGCGATACGTTTAAATTTAAACTTGACGCGACGAGCGAGGAAAAAGAGGTTAAAATCGCGCTAATTTACCCAGAGATTAAGCGAGAGACTAGGAAATTTTACGCCCAGGCTTATGACACTGGGCTAAAGCCAGGCATGTTTGGTCAAGGAAAAGTGATAATCGGCGAAAATAAATGA
- a CDS encoding ComEC/Rec2 family competence protein, which yields MPKSRRVFYFLLLCILLFCINLALKFHEYSAFMELGEQDVLGKVSVNFTKSKNGKKRQIIRIDTSNFSFYTTASKKDEISLYDVVALSVQPIDVSFKNYLSGSFYMPSYDRAVIKRDDSLRQRAINFISAQHEDAKISQLYSALFLGTNVFGELRDDVSNWGVAHLIAISGYHLGVISAVCFFLLRLVFKPIYARYMPYRSYIFDFTIAVFLVLCFYFYMIGFIASFLRAFLMSVVGFYMICKKIKILNFYTLFGVILFSVALFPQLLFSVGFYFSCLGVFYIFVYLFYFAPKFSLLANSLLLNLYVFFAMEVAVLYFFPLISLLQLSVLAINYLFGVFYPLSFLLHLFGYGGIFDEILNKMLAFRLSSGSLHISTFVFLLYNAITLFCIKFKSLALLPPLFGVVAFLLFLINFS from the coding sequence TTGCCAAAAAGCAGGCGTGTATTTTATTTTCTCCTGCTTTGCATTTTGCTTTTTTGCATAAATTTAGCGCTTAAATTTCATGAATACAGCGCATTTATGGAGCTTGGCGAGCAAGACGTCCTAGGCAAAGTAAGCGTAAATTTCACTAAAAGCAAAAACGGCAAAAAGCGCCAAATCATCAGGATCGACACCTCAAATTTTAGCTTTTACACAACCGCTTCTAAAAAAGATGAGATCAGCCTTTATGACGTCGTAGCGCTTAGCGTTCAGCCAATAGACGTTAGTTTTAAAAACTATCTTTCTGGCTCATTTTACATGCCAAGCTACGATAGAGCCGTTATTAAAAGAGATGATAGCCTAAGGCAAAGAGCTATAAATTTCATCTCCGCTCAGCACGAAGACGCTAAAATTTCGCAGCTTTACTCAGCGCTCTTTCTTGGCACAAACGTCTTTGGCGAGCTAAGAGATGACGTCTCAAACTGGGGCGTGGCGCACCTCATCGCCATTAGTGGCTATCACCTTGGCGTCATAAGCGCAGTTTGCTTTTTTCTTTTAAGGCTCGTTTTTAAACCCATTTACGCAAGATATATGCCATATCGCTCTTACATTTTTGACTTTACTATCGCCGTATTTTTGGTGCTTTGCTTTTACTTTTACATGATCGGCTTTATAGCAAGCTTTTTGCGGGCATTTTTGATGAGCGTGGTTGGCTTTTACATGATCTGCAAAAAGATAAAGATCTTAAATTTCTACACGCTCTTTGGCGTTATTTTATTTAGCGTCGCCCTATTTCCGCAGCTTCTTTTTAGCGTTGGCTTTTATTTTTCATGCCTTGGCGTCTTTTATATCTTCGTCTATCTTTTCTATTTTGCGCCCAAATTTAGCCTGCTAGCAAACTCGCTACTCTTAAATTTATATGTCTTTTTTGCGATGGAGGTTGCGGTGCTTTACTTTTTCCCGCTCATTAGCCTCTTACAGCTTAGCGTGCTAGCTATCAACTACCTATTTGGCGTATTTTATCCGCTAAGCTTTTTGCTTCATTTATTTGGATATGGCGGCATTTTTGATGAAATTTTAAACAAGATGCTAGCTTTTAGACTAAGCTCTGGTAGTCTTCACATAAGCACATTTGTCTTTTTACTTTATAACGCCATCACGCTTTTTTGCATTAAATTTAAATCCCTAGCCCTACTTCCACCACTCTTTGGCGTGGTAGCGTTTTTGCTCTTTTTGATAAATTTTTCATAG